In one Scomber japonicus isolate fScoJap1 chromosome 6, fScoJap1.pri, whole genome shotgun sequence genomic region, the following are encoded:
- the mfsd1 gene encoding major facilitator superfamily domain-containing protein 1 → MADFEERRSLLGDDDEGSLSGRQAARGPGRPLPAICDPSHLLHRIVVLIFMCFLGFGSYFCYDNPAALQTEVLQDMNLNTAKFMQLYAWYSWPNVVLCFFGGFLLDRVFGIRLGTIIFSLFVCVGQVIFATGALVNRFWLMEVGRFVFGIGGESLAVAQNTYAVNWFKGKELNLVFGLQLSMARLGSTVNMNIMGWVYSKVVNLVGSPGHTALGASLMIAAVTCIFSLTCALVLAFLDKRAEKILHKEQGKTGEVIKLTDVKDFPLPLWIIFIICVCYYVAIFPFIGLGQVFFIEKFNFSPAEARAVNSIVYIISAPASPVLGFLVDKTGKNVVWVICAVVTTLASHMMLAFTFWNPWIGMSLLGVSYSLLACALWPMVAFVVPEHQLGTAYGFMQSIQNLGLALIAMAAGSILDTRGYLFLEVFFCACICIALIAVVMLYFVDYLRGGDLNRSASDRAKLQKEGTSDAE, encoded by the exons ATGGCGGATTTTGAAGAGCGGCGGAGTCTTTTGGGAGATGACGATGAGGGGTCGTTATCCGGCAGACAGGCGGCCAGGGGACCCGGTAGACCACTGCCAGCCATCTGCGACCCCAGCCACCTCCTGCACCGAATCGTTGTCCTGATATTCATGTGCTTCCTGGGATTCG GAAGTTACTTCTGTTATGACAACCCAGCTGCACTTCAGACTGAAGTCCTCCAG GATATGAACCTAAACACTGCAAAGTTCATGCAACTATATGCCTGGTACTCCTGGCCCAACGTGGTTCTCTGCTTCTTTGGGGGATTCCTCCTCGACAGGGTGTTTGGTATCAG GCTGGGAACCATCATCTTTtccctgtttgtctgtgttggaCAG GTCATATTTGCTACTGGAGCTTTAGTAAATCGTTTCTGGCTGATGGAAGTTGGACGTTTTGTGTTCGG TATTGGAGGAGAGTCATTGGCTGTGGCCCAGAACACCTATGCAGTCAACTGGTTTAAAGGAAAGGAGCTCAATTTGGTGTTTGGCCTTCAGTTGAGCATGGCTCGCCTG GGCAGCACAGTGAACATGAACATCATGGGCTGGGTGTACAGCAAAGTTGTGAACCTCGTGGGCTCTCCTGGACACACTGCACTAGGCGCATCACTCATGATAG CTGCGGTAACCTGCATATTCTCACTGACCTGTGCCTTGGTGTTGGCATTCCTTGATAAAAGAGCAGAGAAAATCCTTCACAAGGAACAGGGCAAAACAG GTGAGGTGATCAAGCTGACAGACGTGAAAGACTTCCCCCTCCCCCTGTGGATCATCTTCATCATATGTGTGTGCTACTACGTGGCCATTTTCCCTTTTATTGGACTGGGACA GGTGTTCTTCATTGAAAAATTCAACTTCTCCCCAGCTGAAGCCAGAGCTGTCAACAG TATCGTGTACATAATCTCAGCCCCTGCATCTCCAGTTTTGGGCTTCCTAGTTGACAAGACAGGGAAGAATGTGGTTTGGGTCATATGTGCAGTGGTCACCACACTTGCCTCTCACATGATGCTGGCCTTCACCTTTTGGAACCCGTGGATCGGCATG tcaCTGCTGGGTGTCTCCTACTCCCTACTGGCCTGTGCACTGTGGCCCATGGTGGCCTTTGTGGTACCTGAGCATCAACTTGGGACTGCTTATGGCTT CATGCAGTCAATCCAGAACCTGGGACTTGCTCTAATTGCCATGGCAGCAGGATCCATACTAGACACCAGAGGATATCTGTTTTTGGAAGTGTTCTTCTGCGCCTGCATCTGCA TTGCACTGATAGCGGTGGTGATGCTCTACTTTGTGGATTATCTCAGAG GAGGAGATTTGAACCGGTCAGCCTCAGACAGAGCCAAACTCCAGAAAGAAGGCACTTCAGACGCAGA atga
- the LOC128359921 gene encoding P2Y purinoceptor 3-like gives MEDFKICPVTKYYQMILLPVTYSVVFLLGLGLNGALLWSVCCQTRRWSSTVIYLINLAVADLLYVLALPPLIISNAMGGLWPFGNIICKAVRFFFFVNLHCSMMFLTCVSVHRFIGVCFPMAAVRLRTRKLALFASGSVWVLATAEILPTLVFAHTGVINNMTVCFEMTNPQQFKVYFPYGLFLAIVGFLIPFLVVITCYCTMMKALYCRAVDSISTARTTRIRNKSLCTLLLVCLMFVMCFVPYHIARTVYLFVRVYMPGNCHLLNVAMICFKVLKPAVSFNCCANPLLYFWGSDSHRRKIQTCLWSRKTRVQPSLCVVDAGSTNRSGG, from the coding sequence ATGGAGGACTTCAAAATCTGTCCGGTAACTAAGTATTACCAAATGATCCTTCTACCGGTGACCTACAGCGTTGTGTTTCTGCTGGGCCTGGGTTTGAACGGCGCCCTGCTGTGGAGTGTGTGCTGTCAGACGCGCCGCTGGAGCAGCACCGTCATCTACCTGATCAACCTAGCCGTGGCAGATCTCCTCTACGTGCTGGCATTGCCCCCTCTCATTATCAGCAATGCCATGGGAGGCCTTTGGCCTTTCGGCAACATCATCTGTAAAGCCGTCAGgttcttcttttttgttaacCTCCACTGCAGCATGATGTTCCTCACCTGCGTCAGCGTGCACCGTTTCATCGGAGTGTGCTTCCCCATGGCTGCCGTGCGCCTCAGGACCAGAAAACTCGCCCTGTTTGCGTCAGGGTCGGTTTGGGTCTTGGCCACTGCGGAGATTTTGCCGACCCTGGTCTTTGCGCACACAGGTGTGATCAACAACATGACCGTATGCTTTGAAATGACAAACCCGCAACAATTTAAGGTTTACTTTCCTTATGGGTTGTTTTTAGCCATCGTAGGGTTTCTAATCCCATTTCTTGTCGTTATCACCTGTTACTGCACCATGATGAAGGCGCTTTATTGCAGGGCGGTGGACAGCATCTCTACTGCCAGGACAACTCGTATCCGCAACAAGTCTCTATGCACTCTTTTGCTTGTGTGCCTCATGTTTGTGATGTGTTTTGTGCCTTATCATATTGCTCGGACTGTCTATTTGTTTGTGAGGGTCTACATGCCCGGGAACTGTCATCTGTTGAACGTGGCCATGATCTGCTTCAAGGTCTTGAAGCCTGCGGTCAGTTTCAACTGCTGCGCAAATCCTCTCTTGTACTTTTGGGGCTCTGATAGTCACCGTCGGAAGATCCAGACCTGTCTGTGGAGCAGGAAGACGAGAGTGCAGCCCAGTTTGTGTGTGGTGGATGCAGGCAGCACAAACAGGTCGGGAGGATAG